Genomic window (Stenotrophomonas maltophilia):
TCAGCCGCACGCTCAAGGCGCAACCGGGCCGAAAGCGACTGCGGGCTTTCTTCGTACAGGCTCTGGAAGGTCTTGGAGAGGTACCAGCTGGAGAAGTTGGTCAGCTCGGCCAGCTCACCGATCCGCACCACGCGGTGGCTGTTGCCCTCCAAGTAGAGCCGCGCGCGCTGCATGCGCCCGAACACCTGGCGCTTGCGGCTGCGCGAACGCCCTGGGCAGCGCTGCACGTTCTCGGCCAGGCCCCGCTGTAGGCTGGCCAGGTGCAGCAGCAGGGGCCGCAAAGCCTGGGCGGGCTGGCCACTGGCCAACGCATCGCGCCACAGCCGCAGGCCGACCCGCGCATCACTGCGCCCCATCCGGCCGCGGCCGGCATACAGGCCACAGTCGGCCATCTCGGTCAGCACCCGCAGCGCTTCAACATTCAGGTTCAATCCCACGCAGAGCCCGTTGCGGCCCGCCTGCACCAACGGCCGGGATTCCTTCTCGAAGGCGATCCACTCGCCCTGACGCAACCGGAAGCGACCTTCCTTGGCCTCCACCCAGGAACTGCCACGAACCTGCATCCAGACCGTGAAGTTGTTGCCCGCGGTCTGCAGGCTGCCCAGCCGGGCAACCCCCAGGCAGGTGGGCGCCACGTCATCAAGGGCCTTGTCGAGGGAAACGGTTTGGCCACGATCGGCCAGTGAGAGTTGACGCATGGGGGCACCACGGATTTGCCAAGTACAGGCCTCCGTTTTGCCCAATCGGGCGGCAGCGTGTCAGGAAAGTCAGCCGAGATCGCCACGAATTCGCGACGAGAACCACACGAAAGAATTACGAAGAAAAATTCTTCTTGAGAATCAATACTCTGGAGAACGCCGGAAACAGCGCCGGGGCTTGCTCGGGCAGACGCATGACGCCAATGTCTGCACCGTCACTGACCGCCAGGGCCACATAGAGGTCGCGCCCATCGGCGCTGGCACTGATTCCATTGCCTGCACTGAGCCGCTGCGGGTCGAGGCAGCGCTCCGGCGTCTCGGTTCCCGCCTCGATCCTGACCAGGGTCGTGCCGCACTGGGTGGAGGTTCCGAGATAGCCGACGCCACCGCTGCCGGCCACGGTCCAGGTGCGATAGCGCCAGCGGCTCGGCCGGTCCTCACTGATCTGGCGCACGCTGGCCGACGACAATGCAGGATCGACCGACCACAGCCCGCCAGCGGCAAGGCGCGTGAACAGGACGCGTCCGCTGCCGCGATCGAAACGCGCCTGCGACACCCCATCGATGCTGGCCAACCGACGCCACGGTTGTGTGCTGCGATCAAACAGGCTCAAGCGGGTGCGCTGGTCGGCGTCGCGCTCGACTACCAGCAGCTGGTTCTCGGTTGCCGCGTACAACGCCTGCAACGGTTGTTCCGCGGGCACCGGCAACGGCTGCAGGCGCTCATCGCGTGGTGAGATCTCATAGACCACCGTGCGCCCGTGTTCATCACGCCCCACCACCAGCAGGTGACGGCTGTCAGCGGACCAGTCCGGTGCCTGCCGTCCCTCCGGCCGCAGGCCTTCGATCGGCCGCAGCGAATCCGGCCGCTGCATGTCCGCCCACCACAGGGCGAAACTGCCGGAACGGTCGGAGGTGAAAACCAGCTGCCGACCATCCGGCGCGGCCATCGGCTGGCCGTCACGGCCACTGGAGGCAAACAGACGCTCCGCGTGGCCTCCCTCGGTGGGCACCTTGAATACGCCGAACTGTGCACGCCGGTGAACGAACGCCAATACACCGCCATGCCGGGAGACCGCGGGCCACTGCGCATCGTCCAGGCCCGCGTCGCGCAGCGTACGGCGCTCAACGTCGAGGTAATACAGGCGCACTTCGCTGTCGACGCGACGGCCGAATACGATGGTGCGGCCATCCTCCAGCCAGGCCCAGCCCCGCTGTTCCGCCGCCTCGTTGGTCAGCTGCTCCGGAGTACCGCCACTGGCGGGCATCCGCCACAGATCACCCATCTGTGGATTGCGCACGAACACCAGCCACTTGCCGTCGGGCGAATAACGCGGCGCATAGTCGAAGTCATCGGCATCGACGCTGTAGTCCAGGTCGCGCCATTGGCCACTGGCCAGGTCGAGCACGCGGATGCCGCGATGCGCGTAGCGCCCGACCATGCTGCCAAACACCAGTCCACGGCCGTCCGGGGTCCAGTCGAAGCTGAGCAGTTCGGTGCCATCACAGCGCGTGGCCTGGCGCAGGGCGCCGCCCGTGGCACTGGCAATCAGCACCTGGCAGCCGCCATCGGCACTGAACCGCGCAAATGCGATCTCGCGCCCATCCGGCGACCAGCTCGGGAAACGATCACTGGCTCCGGCCGGGGGCGCCAACAACTGGCGGGCGGGCGCATTGCCGGACGTTTGCACCTTGATCGCTCCGCCGCCGTTGCCGTCCTCATTGGCACCTTCGTAGGCAACCTGGGAGCCATCCGGCGAAAGCGTTGGATATGTCTCGAACCCACTGGTCGCGGTGATCAGCCGGTACGGCCGCTGCGGGCTGCCGATCACACGGACACCGTTCTCGACGGCCTCGTCGACCGGTGAACTTGCCGCCGGAGCGCGCCGCAGCAACAGCATCGTCAGCACGATCACCGTCACGAGCATCAAGATGCCGGTGGCCAGCAATATCTGGCGCCGCACCTGCCGCCATGTCCTGCGCAGACCCGGCACCGGCGACGCAGCACCGGCCGGGGCCGCAACTACGGCGCCTGCCAATGGCAAGGACGGATCGGCCAACTCGACGGTGTCCACGACAGGCTCGGGCGTGTCCAGCACCTGCACCGGCACCAACAGGCGGTAGCCGCTCTTGGCGATGGTCTCGATGTAGGCCTGCCCGTTGTCTTCGTCGTTGGCAAACGCCTTGCGCAGCTGGGTGACCGCCTGGGTCAGCACGTCGTTGGTGGGCAGCGTGTCGGGCCACACCTCGGCAAACAGCTCCTCGCGGGTCACCACCCGCCCCGGCTGCCGCAGCAACACCCGCAGTACACCCAGTGCCTTTGGCGTGAGCCGGCGTGGACGACGCGCACCCGCAACCTCGACCTCTCGCGAGGACAAGGTGACGACGCATTCGCCAACCTGGATACGGTCAGCGTCGGGCGGCTGGATTTCGCTGCTGTTCATTTTCCGATATACAGTAGGGACGGGCCTGGGCAGGTTTCACCAGCGATACCGTCCCCCTGCGGGGACAACAAAAAGCCAGATTCCGCACAAAGCATCGGCGCATACCGCAAAAACAATTACGCATACGGATATTAGCCTAAGCCGGTTACCCCGCCTATGACGGGGTCGACACTCAGGCTCTCTCTCGCCGACGCATTCACATAATCTGCTTCACTATTCGCGCCCTTCTGGGCGCGATATTTTTATCTGGCGTTCATTTTCACATGCGTCGCAGCATCGTCAATCCGACCAGCCGCGACACCACAAGCGCGACGTACATCACGCCTGCGAACTGCTCCAGCATTACCAAAGCCCGCGCTTGCGGGTGCAGCGGTACGACATCGCTTAATCCCACCCCGGACAGCAAGCTGAAGCTCAGATAAAGCAACTCCATCCAGCTGCGCTGATCGCCACCGCCGGTGCCGTGGAAACTGCCCGGGTACCACTGCTGGCACACGGCGAACGCAAATGCGAAGGCCCAGGCCAGCAAGGTGAAGGTCGCTCCCGCAGCGAACAGTTCGTCCCGGGTGACTTTATGGTCCTGCAGCATGTAGGCGATCAACGCCCCGGCCGTATAGAAGTACAGCAGGCTCTCCAGCAGCTGCGCCGTGGTGATCAGGCCGGTGCGGTCCAACAGCGCGCCGGCCAGCGAGAACACCACCGAGGGAATGGCCAGCAGCAACGCCAGCCACGTGCCCAGCGGACTGCGCTGGACCACCCACAGCGCCAGGCCGAGTACCGCCATGCCGAACATGCCCAGCGCCGCCCGGCCACCGGCGGTGTCATCGAGTGCGGGATACAGCAGCACCGCGATCAACTGGGCGGCCAACAACCAGGCCGAAGGATGGCGGCGGGCGATGGCCAGCCAGCGGGTGGTCACGGCAATGGGCATGGCGTCCTTTCCCCTGGGCGATGCGCGGAGGATAGCCGGGCGCGGCGTGATGAACGGTAGTGCCGGCCGGTGGCCGGCACTGCCCGCTCCAGGTCACCCCTGGCGGTAGACTTCGGCGCCGGCGGCGCGGAACTCCTCCGACTTCTCCTTCATGCCGGCCTCGGCGTAGTCGCGCACGTCCTGGGTGATCTTCATCGAACAGAAGTGCGGGCCGCACATCGAGCAGAAATGCGCCAGCTTGTGCGCATCCTTCGGCAGGGTCTCGTCATGGAACTCCTTGGCCTTCTCCGGATCCAGGCCAAGGTGGAACTGGTCTTCCCAGCGGAACTCGAAGCGCGCCTTGCTCAGCGCGTTGTCGCGCACCTGCGCACCGGGATGCCCCTTGGCCAGGTCGGCCGCATGCGCGGCGATGCGGTAGGCCATGATGCCGTCGCGCACGTCCTGGCGGTTGGGCAGGCCGAGGTGCTCCTTCGGCGTCACGTAGCAGAGCATGGCCGTACCGAACCAACCGATCATTGCCGCACCGATCGCGCTGGTGATGTGGTCGTAGCCCGGTGCGATATCGGTGGTCAGCGGCCCCAGCGTATAGAACGGCGCTTCACCGCACTCGCGCAGCTGCTTGTCCATGTTTTCCTTGATCAGCTGCATCGGCACGTGGCCAGGGCCTTCGATCATGGTCTGCACATCGTGTTTCCAGGCGATCTTCGTCAGTTCACCCAGCGTTTCCAGCTCGCCGAACTGCGCGGCATCGTTGGCATCGGCGATGCAGCCCGGGCGCAGGCCATCCCCCAGCGAGAAGGTCACGTCGTAGGCCTTCATGATCTCGCAGATGTCTTCGAAATGCGTGTAGAGGAAGTTCTCCCTGTGGTGCGCCAGGCACCACTTGGCCATGATCGAACCGCCGCGGCTGACGATGCCGGTCACGCGCTTGGCGGTGAGCGGCACATAGCGCAGCAGCACGCCGGCGTGGATGGTGAAGTAGTCCACGCCCTGCTCGGCCTGCTCGATCAGCGTGTCGCGGAAGATCTCCCAGGTGAGCGCTTCGGCACGGCCATCGACCTTTTCCAGCGCCTGGTAGATCGGCACGGTACCGATCGCCACCGGCGAGTTGCGGATGATCCACTCGCGGGTCTCATGGATGTGCTTGCCGGTGGACAGGTCCATCACCGTGTCACCGCCCCAGCGGATCGCCCACACCAGCTTCTCCACTTCCTCGGCAATGCCCGAGGACACAGCGCTGTTGCCGATATTGGCGTTGATCTTGGTCAGGAAGTTGCGGCCGATGATCATCGGCTCGCTTTCCGGGTGGTTGATGTTGTTGGGCAGCACCGCGCGGCCACGGGCGATCTCATCGCGCACGAACTCGGGTGTGATGATCTTCTGGATCGATGCACCGAACGCTTCGCCCGGGTGCTGCTGCAGCAGGCCGGCATCACGGATCGCGTCCAGCCGCTGGTTTTCGCGGATGGCGACGAACTCCATCTCCGGCGTGATGATGCCGCGGCGCGCGTAGTGCATCTGGGTGACGTTCGCGCCTGCACGTGCACGGCGTGGCAGGCTGCGCGCGGGGAAGCGTACGGCATCAAGCTTCGGGTCATGCTCACGGTCGCGGCCGAACGAAGAACTCAGTCCTTCAAGCTGCTCGGTATCACCGCGTTCCTCCACCCAACCACGACGCAGCGTCGGCAGGCCGACGGACAGATCGATACGCACGTCCGGATCGGTATACGGGCCCGACGTGTCGTAGACCGTGACCGGTGCATTCTCTTCACCGCCGAACAGCGTCGGCGTGCGGGTCAGCGCGATCTCGCGCATCGGCACCTGAAGATCCGGGCGTGAACCGGGCACATGGATCTTGCGCGAACCGGGGATCGGCCGGGTCACGGATTCGGAGAGTTGCTGGGCCTGTTGCTGCAGGGCGGAGAGCTGTGCGTTCATCGGGCATCGTCCAGGAAGGTCAGGGACGAAGCGGCGGCGCACTGCTGCCGCTCCCGGACGGTCCTTGGGCGGAGTCCGGGCTTGGCTGCATTGCAAAGCTTCCCTACGCCGGTATGAGCCGGATCAGGTTCCAAGGGACTGTCTCAACCGTGGCCACATGGCCGCGGTACCCCCGCTTCTTGGTGTGCATTAGAGCATAGACCGCCCGGCTCCGGGGTCAGATCCGCTTTCCTGCGGAAAGCGGATCTGACCCCTATCGCCATCGTTAACAGAACCGTGACATCGCATTCAGTAACGTGCACGCGCATCGTGCCGCTGCGGCCGGTGTTTCCTCGCCGCCTTCGCGGCCCCTGCCCGGTCTGTGCTGCATGTCGCCGGCCCCTCGCAGCAAGCTCTGCTCGCTCCCCTCAATCCCTTGATCGGAGAAGCCCCTTCATGGTGTTTCGCGTTTCCATTGCACTGGTTCTGCTGCTGGTGCTGCTCGCCGGTGTTGCCCCCGGCCCCTTCAATACCGTGGTGCAGAGCATCCTCGGTGAACTCATCCGCGGCATCGGCTGGCTGTACCTGCTGGTCGTTTTCCTTGCGCTCGTGTTCCTGATGTACCTGGCCTTTGGCCGCTTCGGCAACCTGCGCATCGGTGGCGAAGACGCCGAACCCGAGTTCTCGCGCGCCAGCTGGATGTCGATGCTGTTTGCTGCCGGCATGGGCATCGGTCTGGTGTTCTGGGGCGCTGCCGAGCCCATTTCGCACTTCAGCAAGCCACCGGAAGGGCTGGCACCTGAAAGCATGGACGCCGCGCGTGCTGCCATGCGCTACGTGTTCTTCCATTGGGGCCTGCACCCCTGGGCCATCTATGCGCTGATCGGCCTGGCCATGGCCTGGTTCCAGTTCAACCGCAACGGCCGCGGCCAGATCAGCGATATGCTGCAACCGATCATCGGCCGTCACCATCGTGGCTGGATCGGGCATGTGGTCAACATCTCGGCGGTGGTCGCCACTGCGATTGGCGTGGCTACAGCACTGGGCTTCGGCACGGTGCAGATCGCGGCCGGCGTGGAACGCGTGTTCGGCGTGCAGGCGGGCGTTCCGCTGCAGCTGACCATCATTGCAGTGGCCTTCGTTCTGTACATGGCGTCCACGCTCAGCGGCGTCGGCCGCGGCATGAAATGGCTGTCCAACTTCAACCTTGCACTGGCGGCGCTGCTGCTGGCGCTGGTGCTGGTCCTCGGCCCGACTGGTGCGATCTTCAACACCTTCACCACGACGCTGGGTTCCTATCTCAATCAGCTGGTGACGATGAGCCTGCGCATGTCGCCGTTCTCGTCCAGCACCTGGGTGGCCGACTGGACGATCTTCTACTGGGCCTGGTGGATTTCCTGGGCACCGTTCGTCGGTTCGTTCATCGCGCGCATCTCGCGTGGGCGCAGCGTGCGCGAGTTCGTGATCGGCGTGGTGCTGGCACCGACCCTGCTGGGCTTCTTCTGGTTCTCGGTATTCGGCGGCACCGCGATCTGGATGCAGATCTTCGGCCAGGCCGACCTGCTGCAGGCGCTGGGCAATGGCTATGAGACGGTGCTGTTCACCATGTTCGACAGCATGCCATTGCCGTTGCTGCTGTCATGCATCGCGCTGGTGCTGCTGATGATCTTCTTCGTGACCTCGGCTGATTCTGCGGTACTGGTGCTGGCCAGCATGTCCACGGACGACGCTGGCGAGCCATTGCGCAAGCACAAAGTAGCGTGGGGTGTCGGCATTGCGCTCGTGGCGGGTTCCTTGCTGTTGGCAGGCGGACTGGAGGCGCTGCAGGGCATGATCACCATCGCCGCGCTGCCGTTCGCGCTGCTGATGCTTCTTGTGATGGTATCGCTGTATCGGGTGCTGGACCAGGAGTACACGCGCGAGCGGCGGCAGGCGCAGCGCCAGCGGCACATGATCGATGCGTGGATCGCACGCGAGATGGCGGCGCAGGAGGAGACCCAGGCGGAGGCGGCGCGCGCGCACGATCAGGATTGAGGGGGTTTTGCAGCCTGCGGCTGCACCGCTTTTCTCAAGCAACGGCAATAGCAACTTCAAAAGCGGCTCTGGGTTGCTGCTGGTTGGGCGGGGCGGTGTGGGCTGGCAGGACACGCCGTAAACCCGTCCATGGGGGCTCGATGGCGCCATCCCTGGCGCCAACGGTCCTGCCAACCCACACCGCCCCACCCCCGACAGATTCCCGGTGACGGTGGGACCATCCACGCCATGCGTGGATGAGGTGTATCGGAAAACAAGAAGGGGTCGGATTCGTTTTCCTCCGGAAAACGGATCCGACCCCAACCCAAAGCCCGCGGCTGTTGCCGTTGCCTTTGCTCTTGCTCTTCTTTTTTCTTTTCCTGCGGTGACGGACACGGAAACTGTCAGGGGCCGGGCGGGTGGGTTGGCTGGGGGCGTGAGCCGCATGGATGCGGCGACCGAGCCTACAGGGACGTATTCACGGCGGCCCCCAGACAATCCATCCGCCCGGCCAAGCCCCGTATCACTGCCATCACCGCAGAGGGGGCTCAGCCCGTTGGCCGGGAAACCTCAATACCCCGCCGCCTGCCCATCCTTGCGACTCTCCGAAGCACCGTAGTAAACCCCGGTCTCGGGATCACGCATGATCGCCTGATACCCGCCATACGGACCATCGGCGAACACGATGCGATGCCCCTTGCGCATCAACGCACGCACCGTTTCGTACGGGAAGCCGGTTTCCAGATTCACTTCGCCGCCATCGGTCATCGCCGTGGCCTGACCCGTCGGTTCGGTCGAGCCTTCATGCTGGATGCGCGGTGCATCACCGGCTTCCTGCAGGTTCATGCCGAAGTCCACCAGGTTCATCACGATCTGCGCGTGGCCCTGCGGCTGCATCGCGCCGCCCATCACGCCGAAGCTGGCATACGGCTTGCCGCCCTTGGTGATGAACGCCGGGATGATGGTCTGGAACGGGCGCTTGCCCGGCGCGTAGCCGTTGGGATGGTTCTTCTGCAGCACGAACATCTCGCCACGATCCTGCAGGATGAAGCCCAGCCCCGGCGGCGCCATGCCGCTGCCCATGCCGCGATAATTGGACTGGATCAGCGACACCATCATGCCGTCGGCGTCGGCCACGGTCATGTAGATCGTGTCCCCCTCTTCCAACTGCTTCGGCGTGCCCGGCTGCACTTCCTTCAGCGCCTTGTCCATCGAGATCAGCGCGCGGCGCTGTGCGGCGTAGTCCTTGGAAATCAGCTTCTGCACCGGCGCTGGCTGGAACGCCATGTCGGCGTAGAAGCGCGCGCGGTCGGCGAAGGCCAGCTTCTTCGCTTCAACGAACAGGTGCACATGCTCCGCTGAACCAAACGGGATCTTCGAGAAGTCGTAGCCTTCCAGCACGTTGAGGATCTGCAGCGCGGCGATGCCCTGGCTGTTCGGCGGCAGCTCCCACACGTCGTAGCCGCGATAGTTGCTGCTGACCGGTTCGACCCACTCACCGTGGTGGTCGGCCATATCCTGGTAGCTCAGGTAACCGCCATTGGCCTTGAAGTAGTCGCCGATGGTGCGGGCGATGTCGCCCTTGTAGAAGGCGTCGCGTCCGCCGTCGGCGATCTTCTGCAGCGTGCTGGCCAGGTTCGGGTTCTTCCACATCTCGCCCTTGCGCGGGGCGTGGCCGTTGATCGTGAACTGCTCCTTGAAGCCCGGGTACTGCGACAGCTTGGGCAC
Coding sequences:
- a CDS encoding helix-turn-helix transcriptional regulator, whose amino-acid sequence is MRQLSLADRGQTVSLDKALDDVAPTCLGVARLGSLQTAGNNFTVWMQVRGSSWVEAKEGRFRLRQGEWIAFEKESRPLVQAGRNGLCVGLNLNVEALRVLTEMADCGLYAGRGRMGRSDARVGLRLWRDALASGQPAQALRPLLLHLASLQRGLAENVQRCPGRSRSRKRQVFGRMQRARLYLEGNSHRVVRIGELAELTNFSSWYLSKTFQSLYEESPQSLSARLRLERAADLLRDTDMMVGEVAAASGFDNCCSFARAFRARYGQSASRFRENGGLLPPHSAKSPVGSRKYTVATQS
- a CDS encoding ion channel: MPIAVTTRWLAIARRHPSAWLLAAQLIAVLLYPALDDTAGGRAALGMFGMAVLGLALWVVQRSPLGTWLALLLAIPSVVFSLAGALLDRTGLITTAQLLESLLYFYTAGALIAYMLQDHKVTRDELFAAGATFTLLAWAFAFAFAVCQQWYPGSFHGTGGGDQRSWMELLYLSFSLLSGVGLSDVVPLHPQARALVMLEQFAGVMYVALVVSRLVGLTMLRRM
- the thiC gene encoding phosphomethylpyrimidine synthase ThiC yields the protein MNAQLSALQQQAQQLSESVTRPIPGSRKIHVPGSRPDLQVPMREIALTRTPTLFGGEENAPVTVYDTSGPYTDPDVRIDLSVGLPTLRRGWVEERGDTEQLEGLSSSFGRDREHDPKLDAVRFPARSLPRRARAGANVTQMHYARRGIITPEMEFVAIRENQRLDAIRDAGLLQQHPGEAFGASIQKIITPEFVRDEIARGRAVLPNNINHPESEPMIIGRNFLTKINANIGNSAVSSGIAEEVEKLVWAIRWGGDTVMDLSTGKHIHETREWIIRNSPVAIGTVPIYQALEKVDGRAEALTWEIFRDTLIEQAEQGVDYFTIHAGVLLRYVPLTAKRVTGIVSRGGSIMAKWCLAHHRENFLYTHFEDICEIMKAYDVTFSLGDGLRPGCIADANDAAQFGELETLGELTKIAWKHDVQTMIEGPGHVPMQLIKENMDKQLRECGEAPFYTLGPLTTDIAPGYDHITSAIGAAMIGWFGTAMLCYVTPKEHLGLPNRQDVRDGIMAYRIAAHAADLAKGHPGAQVRDNALSKARFEFRWEDQFHLGLDPEKAKEFHDETLPKDAHKLAHFCSMCGPHFCSMKITQDVRDYAEAGMKEKSEEFRAAGAEVYRQG
- the ggt gene encoding gamma-glutamyltransferase encodes the protein MSRRLARSLIAAAVLAAVPALSFAADRITGHTFATRSEVIAPHAMAATSQPLATQIALDVMKGGGSAVDAAIAANAALGLMEPTGNGIGGDLFAIVWDPKTQKIYGYNGSGRSPKSLTLAEFQRRGLKDIPATGPLPVSVPGAVDGWFALHERFGRKPMADNLAPAIRYAREGHPVAEVIAYYWDRSVPKLSQYPGFKEQFTINGHAPRKGEMWKNPNLASTLQKIADGGRDAFYKGDIARTIGDYFKANGGYLSYQDMADHHGEWVEPVSSNYRGYDVWELPPNSQGIAALQILNVLEGYDFSKIPFGSAEHVHLFVEAKKLAFADRARFYADMAFQPAPVQKLISKDYAAQRRALISMDKALKEVQPGTPKQLEEGDTIYMTVADADGMMVSLIQSNYRGMGSGMAPPGLGFILQDRGEMFVLQKNHPNGYAPGKRPFQTIIPAFITKGGKPYASFGVMGGAMQPQGHAQIVMNLVDFGMNLQEAGDAPRIQHEGSTEPTGQATAMTDGGEVNLETGFPYETVRALMRKGHRIVFADGPYGGYQAIMRDPETGVYYGASESRKDGQAAGY
- a CDS encoding BCCT family transporter, with product MVFRVSIALVLLLVLLAGVAPGPFNTVVQSILGELIRGIGWLYLLVVFLALVFLMYLAFGRFGNLRIGGEDAEPEFSRASWMSMLFAAGMGIGLVFWGAAEPISHFSKPPEGLAPESMDAARAAMRYVFFHWGLHPWAIYALIGLAMAWFQFNRNGRGQISDMLQPIIGRHHRGWIGHVVNISAVVATAIGVATALGFGTVQIAAGVERVFGVQAGVPLQLTIIAVAFVLYMASTLSGVGRGMKWLSNFNLALAALLLALVLVLGPTGAIFNTFTTTLGSYLNQLVTMSLRMSPFSSSTWVADWTIFYWAWWISWAPFVGSFIARISRGRSVREFVIGVVLAPTLLGFFWFSVFGGTAIWMQIFGQADLLQALGNGYETVLFTMFDSMPLPLLLSCIALVLLMIFFVTSADSAVLVLASMSTDDAGEPLRKHKVAWGVGIALVAGSLLLAGGLEALQGMITIAALPFALLMLLVMVSLYRVLDQEYTRERRQAQRQRHMIDAWIAREMAAQEETQAEAARAHDQD
- a CDS encoding winged helix-turn-helix domain-containing protein — its product is MNSSEIQPPDADRIQVGECVVTLSSREVEVAGARRPRRLTPKALGVLRVLLRQPGRVVTREELFAEVWPDTLPTNDVLTQAVTQLRKAFANDEDNGQAYIETIAKSGYRLLVPVQVLDTPEPVVDTVELADPSLPLAGAVVAAPAGAASPVPGLRRTWRQVRRQILLATGILMLVTVIVLTMLLLRRAPAASSPVDEAVENGVRVIGSPQRPYRLITATSGFETYPTLSPDGSQVAYEGANEDGNGGGAIKVQTSGNAPARQLLAPPAGASDRFPSWSPDGREIAFARFSADGGCQVLIASATGGALRQATRCDGTELLSFDWTPDGRGLVFGSMVGRYAHRGIRVLDLASGQWRDLDYSVDADDFDYAPRYSPDGKWLVFVRNPQMGDLWRMPASGGTPEQLTNEAAEQRGWAWLEDGRTIVFGRRVDSEVRLYYLDVERRTLRDAGLDDAQWPAVSRHGGVLAFVHRRAQFGVFKVPTEGGHAERLFASSGRDGQPMAAPDGRQLVFTSDRSGSFALWWADMQRPDSLRPIEGLRPEGRQAPDWSADSRHLLVVGRDEHGRTVVYEISPRDERLQPLPVPAEQPLQALYAATENQLLVVERDADQRTRLSLFDRSTQPWRRLASIDGVSQARFDRGSGRVLFTRLAAGGLWSVDPALSSASVRQISEDRPSRWRYRTWTVAGSGGVGYLGTSTQCGTTLVRIEAGTETPERCLDPQRLSAGNGISASADGRDLYVALAVSDGADIGVMRLPEQAPALFPAFSRVLILKKNFSS